CGCGTCGGCGTCGACGCTGCAACAGTCGAACAGCAGGTCGGCGAGTCGGACGCTCTTCAGCCGGAGGTCCGCCGGACCGGCACCGTCGAGCGTCTCCAGGACGTCGCGCGCTTCCAGCACGGGGCCGACGCCGCGCCCGATCGGCTGTGAACCGCGGGTGATCGCACACTCGACGGTCAGACCGATGTGTTCGGCGACGCGGCGGACGTCAGTCGCGAACTCGCGCGCGGCGGCGAGGCTCTCGACTTTCGCCCCCTCGCCGTAGGGGATGTCGACGACGACGTGGGTCGACCCCGCGCTCTTCTTCTTCGAGAGGACCGACGCGATGAGTTGGCCGGGCGGGTCCAGCGAGAGCGGCGTCTCCGCGCGGATGATCTTGTCGTCGACGGGCGAGAGGTTCACCGCGCCGCCCCAGACGAGACACGCGCCCGCCTCGTCGACGATCCGCTCGACGCCGGCGCGGGAGAACGCCACGTCGCAGAACACCTCCATCGTGTCGGCGGTCCCCGCGGCGGAGGTCACGGCGCGCGAGGAGGTCTTCGGCACCGTCAGCCCCGCGGCCGCGACGAGCGGGACCAACACGGGGGTGACGCGGTTGCCGGCGACGCCGCCGATGGAGTGCTTGTCCGCGACGACGTCTCGCTCCCACGTGATCACCTCGCCGGCGGCCGTCATCCGCTCCGTGAGATGCATCGTCTCCGCCAGCGAGAGCCCGTTGGCGTACACCGCCGCGACGTACGCGCCGAGTTCTACGTCCGCGAGCCGTTCCTCGGTGATGTCGCGGACGATCCGCTCGAACTCCTCGCCGTCGAGCTCGATGTCGTCGAGCTTCTTGCGGATGTACCGCACTGACGCCGGCGTCGGGGCCAGCGAGACGTCGACCGGTCCCGTCACGTCGGTGAGCCGTCGCGTCGTGCCGACCACTCCTGGCGAGACGAGTTCGTCCGTGAGTTCGACGATGGCGACTGTCGTCCCGTCGTCGGTAGCGAGGTGAACCCGATCGAGCGGGTGCGCGCCGAGTTCGGCCGCGTCACGCTCGTTCAATAGGACGGTCGGCGACCGGGAGGCGATGTCGACCGGTTCGACGTCGAGCTGCATACGCCCCCGATCACGTGTCACGGGGTTAACTGTGTCCGCGTCAGCCGGCGTACTGCGAGACGAGCGACGCGAGGGACCCCTGATCGCGCACCCCGACGACGCGTTCGACCGGCTCCCCATCGCAAAAGAGGAGCAACGTCGGCACGCCCTGGACGCGGTACTGTGAGGCGAGTCCCTGATGCGTGTCGATGTCCACTTTCGCGACCGCCGCGGGCGAGTCACGAGCGAGGCCGGCGACCGCCGGTTCGAGCATCTTGCACGGCCCACACCAGTCGGCGTAGAAATCGACGAGGACGACGCCGTGGGTCGAGACGATCTCCGAGAGATGCGACTCGCTCTCGACGTGGATCGGCTCCGTCGGCGTCTCCGGTGTGCCGGCGACGTCGTCGGGTTCGCCCGCCGCGAGGCGACGTTCGAGCCGTTCGCGCTTTCGCTGCCGGATCTCGTCCAGTTCCTCCGAATCGGACATGGCCGGGTGTACTCGGCGACGACGCTTAACGGTTTTGCGCGTCTATGACAACACTACGGGGCGATATCGGTCTCGGGAGCGACCGGACAGAGACGAGAAGAGACGAACGAGCGCGGCCGTGGCCGAGCGAGTGCACCGGAGAGCGGACCGCCCACGCCTCAGTCGGAGTACAGCGAGTAGGTGATGACCGCAAAGCCGATGAGCGTGAGCACCGCGTCGATGAGGACGCCGAACGCGAGCGAGATGTCGAGCAGTGCGTCGAGCACCCCCGCGAGCAGTGCGCCGAACGTGATGATGCCGAAGCCGATGGCGAGCGCACGGAGCGAGCCCTCGCCCGTGTTCCGGTACGCCTTGTAGCTGAAGTAGGTGATGAGTCCGCCGAGGACGAGGATCGCCGTCTTCACCGCGACGATGAGCGACACCACCGCCGGAGAGGCCGCCGTGTGGACCATTACGTCTCCCTCCGGACCTTCGACCAGATGTCCGCCAGCCGTTCGTCGGGTGCCCGTCCGGCGCCTTCGATCTCCACCTCGAAGTCGCGCTCCTCGGTGAGCAGGACGCGAACGGCGTCGAAGGAGACCTCGTACGTGGTGGCGTGGTGGCCGTCGGCGCGGATTGCGGTCCCCTCGGTGAGGAGCGACGCGTCGGTCAACAGATCGAGTTTCCGATACGTCGTCGACAGCGGGATCTCACAGCTTTCGGATATCTCGCTCGCGGTCATTGGTTCTTCGAGTCCTCTGATGATCGTTCTCGCGTCCGCGTCGTCGAGCGCGTCGAGGACGGACTGCAACTCGTCTGGTTCCTCGTCCGAGCGGTCGCGAGCCATTACGAAGCCGTCCGCATCGGTCACTTATAACGTTCGGGGGTTCCGGTACGGCGAAAGCGCACCGATGTCGGCCGGACGCTCAGGTGTCCCCTCCCCCGTCGTCCGACGACCGGGTCGACGCCGCGTCCGGTCGCTCGTACGCGCCGTCGCGTCGCAACCGCCCCGCGGCGGCGAGGACGTCCGGGGTTCGGCAGACGCCGTCGGCACCCGTGACCTGTGGGACGGTGCAGTTGTTACAGCTCGCACAGACGACGCTCGTCTCGGACGCCGCGTCGAGCAGCCGCGCGGGGAGCCGCGGCTCGGCGTAGAAGGGCCTCCCCATCCCGACCATGTCGCACGACCGACCGAGGAGACGGTCGATCTCACCGCGGGTTCGGATGCCGCCTTCGGCGAGGACGGGGATGTCGACGACGCGGCGGACCGCGCGGCAGACCCCCGCGTTCCAGGCGGGCTCGAAGTCGTAGACGAGCGATTCGAGCCAGTTGCCGAGGGCGACGAGCCCCGCACGGAGTCTGCCCCCGAAGGCAGCGGCGTAGCCGTCGCGGAAGCGGTCGTCGCGCCACGCCGTCTCGGGGAACGCGCCGCGGACGATACTCGCGTCCCAGAACACGGAGCCAGTGACCGGGACGAGCGCGTCGTAGCCGTAGTCGGCGAGTCGGCGGCAGACGTGGACGGCCTCGCGGTCGGTGATGTGGGCGACGCCCGGCGGGGCCTCGGTTTCGGCGGGCACCTTCGTCATGAGGGGGACGTCGCCGGCTCGCTCGCGGATCTCGTCGTGGACGACCTCGAGAAAGCGCACCCCGTCGGCGAACTCGTCGTCGCGCCGGTTGTAAAACGGCGAGAGGAACTGGTGGACGATCCCCATGTTCGCGCCGGCGAGGTGGATCGCGTCGTAGCCGGCGTCG
This Salinigranum marinum DNA region includes the following protein-coding sequences:
- a CDS encoding AMP phosphorylase; its protein translation is MQLDVEPVDIASRSPTVLLNERDAAELGAHPLDRVHLATDDGTTVAIVELTDELVSPGVVGTTRRLTDVTGPVDVSLAPTPASVRYIRKKLDDIELDGEEFERIVRDITEERLADVELGAYVAAVYANGLSLAETMHLTERMTAAGEVITWERDVVADKHSIGGVAGNRVTPVLVPLVAAAGLTVPKTSSRAVTSAAGTADTMEVFCDVAFSRAGVERIVDEAGACLVWGGAVNLSPVDDKIIRAETPLSLDPPGQLIASVLSKKKSAGSTHVVVDIPYGEGAKVESLAAAREFATDVRRVAEHIGLTVECAITRGSQPIGRGVGPVLEARDVLETLDGAGPADLRLKSVRLADLLFDCCSVDADATALLDSGAARERFQRIVAAQGGDPEVTPGDLSVGRHTRVVHADRSGVVTHVDNRLVNDVARRAGAPKDAGAGLDLHCRVGDAVETGEPLFTVHAEVPAKLDDAESLVDRSEAVRVRGAQETLVERV
- the trxA gene encoding thioredoxin, with the translated sequence MSDSEELDEIRQRKRERLERRLAAGEPDDVAGTPETPTEPIHVESESHLSEIVSTHGVVLVDFYADWCGPCKMLEPAVAGLARDSPAAVAKVDIDTHQGLASQYRVQGVPTLLLFCDGEPVERVVGVRDQGSLASLVSQYAG
- a CDS encoding DUF7521 family protein, with translation MVHTAASPAVVSLIVAVKTAILVLGGLITYFSYKAYRNTGEGSLRALAIGFGIITFGALLAGVLDALLDISLAFGVLIDAVLTLIGFAVITYSLYSD
- a CDS encoding helix-turn-helix domain-containing protein — protein: MARDRSDEEPDELQSVLDALDDADARTIIRGLEEPMTASEISESCEIPLSTTYRKLDLLTDASLLTEGTAIRADGHHATTYEVSFDAVRVLLTEERDFEVEIEGAGRAPDERLADIWSKVRRET
- a CDS encoding NADH:flavin oxidoreductase; this encodes MLECAGNGDGAVDALVSHLEPAAAAGAGLVCQGATIVRGPGGCAAPNMTYVDDPAFVSRLSRLTDAIHDHGSTIAIQLEHGGLRSMETWHAGFRAKHADYQQLAVSPLPRLLRLLDRLGFLAYDPVVMSTDEVYDLAADFGRAAGYAADAGYDAIHLAGANMGIVHQFLSPFYNRRDDEFADGVRFLEVVHDEIRERAGDVPLMTKVPAETEAPPGVAHITDREAVHVCRRLADYGYDALVPVTGSVFWDASIVRGAFPETAWRDDRFRDGYAAAFGGRLRAGLVALGNWLESLVYDFEPAWNAGVCRAVRRVVDIPVLAEGGIRTRGEIDRLLGRSCDMVGMGRPFYAEPRLPARLLDAASETSVVCASCNNCTVPQVTGADGVCRTPDVLAAAGRLRRDGAYERPDAASTRSSDDGGGDT